The sequence TGCGCAACGGGGTGGACCTGGAACGGTTTGCTCCGGTGGAGCGGAGCATGGCCCGGAAGAGCCTCGGCTGGAGCCGTCCGACCTTGTTGTCCGTGGGTTATCTCATCGAGCGCAAGGGCCATGATCTGATCCTGCGGGCCTTGCCGGAGTTGCCCGGTGTGGAACTGGCGATTGTCGGCACCGGCCCGTTGCGAGAGGCGTTGGCGGGCCTGGCGGGATCGCTGGGGGTGGCTGACCGGGTGCGTTTTGTGGGAGAGGTGCCCCAGGAGCGACTGAAAACCTATTACAGCGCCGCCGATGCCTTGGTGCTGGCCTCCAACCGGGAGGGGTGGGCCAATGTGTTGCTGGAGGCCATGGCCTGCGGAACCCGTGTGGCGGCCACCAATGTTTGGGGCGCACCGGAGGTGGTCACCGCTCCGGAGGCCGGCCTGTTGATCGATGCCCGTACCCCGTCGGCCATCGCCGCCGCCGCCGGTCAGCTTCTGACCACTCCGTCGGATCCCGTCGCCACCCGTCGGCATGCCGAGCGGTTCTCCTGGGAGGCTACCACCCAGGGACAACTTGAACTTTTCAATGACATCCTAGGGAGAGTGCCTGCATGAAACCCGCCGATTCCCCATCCCGAACCTCCTCCTCTGGTTTTGATGCGCCCCTGTCCAAAATGGGGGGGGTGCCGTCTGCTTCCCCCCGGGTTTCATGGTCCGAAGTGTTCTGGTCGTGGCTGGTGGCGTTTTGGAACCTGTTGCTGGTGACGGTTCTGAAACGCCT comes from Magnetococcales bacterium and encodes:
- a CDS encoding glycosyltransferase family 4 protein, which encodes MSPVRIVTFSTLFPHRDSPVHGIFVGERLRHLVASGGVEARVVAPIPWFFVTRPWLNRYAWEGREAPAQETFAGIPVAHPRYFLPPKIGMTAAPFLLAAGAASALGELRREGFDFDLIDAHYFYPDGVAAMLLGQYFRKPVVITARGSDLNQIPVHRLPRAMILQAARKAHGLITVSAALKQVLTGMGLADSRVTVLRNGVDLERFAPVERSMARKSLGWSRPTLLSVGYLIERKGHDLILRALPELPGVELAIVGTGPLREALAGLAGSLGVADRVRFVGEVPQERLKTYYSAADALVLASNREGWANVLLEAMACGTRVAATNVWGAPEVVTAPEAGLLIDARTPSAIAAAAGQLLTTPSDPVATRRHAERFSWEATTQGQLELFNDILGRVPA